One genomic region from Melioribacteraceae bacterium encodes:
- a CDS encoding TonB-dependent receptor, which produces MKKLFVLTIVAFAGILKAQPDSLKNYLLGEIIVSARNQEFYSDFSQLSIELNQIKAKDPESITDVLNNYTGIFIKYSSRNEAVVNIRGYDQRQIAVFFDGVPIYVPYDGLVDLNKIPIVAVNKISVNKSIPSMLYGANTMGGTINIVSGETRYGISSRLKAQTGESNYFSAENGGSLNNFFWQTSASYSKTKGFSLPADINLFRNENGGMRDNSQRNAYSAFLKLGYRFNEGSNIALSYYHNNNTGGVPVNVYTVNPRYWRFTEWNKSIINFMYQTVVSTNLRIKGNIFLDKYKNVLDSYDDASYTLQTKKYAFHSTYDDYSLGGNLFVEFDSGIIAPTKFAVLYKKDLHKEQGNTGSHYSQYENDTYTLGLEQEIPLSNSLLCMTGLNYDLITPVFANNSPLRNRSAVLNGYIGINYKVSEPLRAHIYFSNRSRFPTLKELYSEVMGKNIANPDLAAEKSTNTEIGLKYLLGQDFSIETNFFLNKIKDLIEITNLPENKRQFQNIGQAEVKGIEVGLTLINSFVNLNAAYTYMSADNKTPLAASTNLKYKPKHMLHISLNRAYLSGFAWHVESSYFGRQFGIEPDILSWVNMPDYLILNLRASYKLFNELELFVRINNLLDKYYESEYGYPQPGRNILLGIDLTL; this is translated from the coding sequence ATGAAAAAATTATTTGTTCTGACAATTGTCGCTTTTGCGGGTATTCTTAAAGCCCAGCCGGATTCTCTAAAAAACTATCTGCTTGGCGAAATTATTGTCAGCGCACGAAATCAGGAATTCTATTCGGACTTCTCTCAGTTAAGTATAGAATTGAATCAGATTAAAGCAAAAGATCCCGAAAGTATAACGGATGTTTTGAATAATTACACGGGAATATTTATAAAATACTCTTCACGAAATGAAGCCGTAGTAAATATTAGGGGATACGATCAACGCCAGATTGCGGTATTTTTCGACGGAGTTCCGATCTACGTTCCGTATGACGGCCTTGTTGATCTTAATAAAATTCCAATTGTAGCGGTGAATAAAATAAGTGTAAACAAAAGTATCCCTTCGATGCTCTATGGTGCGAATACTATGGGGGGGACAATTAACATAGTATCCGGGGAAACGAGATACGGAATCTCTTCCCGCCTTAAAGCACAAACCGGGGAGTCAAATTATTTTTCAGCTGAAAACGGCGGTTCTTTAAACAATTTTTTCTGGCAAACATCAGCGTCGTATTCCAAAACGAAAGGATTTTCACTCCCTGCTGATATTAATTTGTTCAGGAACGAAAATGGCGGTATGAGAGATAATAGTCAGAGAAATGCTTACAGCGCTTTTTTGAAACTGGGTTATCGGTTCAATGAGGGCTCTAACATTGCGCTATCTTATTATCATAATAACAATACCGGCGGTGTGCCCGTAAATGTATATACCGTTAATCCCCGCTACTGGCGATTTACCGAATGGAATAAGTCGATTATAAATTTTATGTATCAAACTGTCGTTTCAACAAATCTCCGGATTAAAGGAAATATTTTTTTAGACAAGTATAAGAACGTACTGGATTCATACGACGATGCATCGTATACACTGCAGACAAAAAAATATGCTTTTCATTCAACGTACGACGATTATTCGCTCGGCGGAAATCTGTTCGTCGAATTCGATTCCGGTATAATTGCCCCGACAAAGTTTGCTGTTCTCTACAAAAAAGACTTGCATAAAGAACAGGGAAATACGGGATCGCACTATTCTCAATATGAAAACGACACTTATACTTTAGGGCTGGAACAGGAAATACCTTTAAGTAATTCGCTGCTCTGTATGACGGGATTAAATTACGACTTAATTACACCGGTCTTTGCGAATAATTCTCCGCTCAGGAATCGAAGTGCGGTTTTGAACGGTTACATTGGAATTAATTACAAGGTAAGTGAACCTCTTCGGGCTCATATTTATTTTTCCAACAGAAGTCGTTTCCCTACCCTAAAGGAACTATATTCGGAGGTTATGGGAAAGAATATTGCTAATCCCGACCTGGCAGCGGAAAAAAGTACAAATACAGAGATCGGGCTAAAATATTTATTAGGTCAAGATTTTTCGATCGAAACAAACTTCTTTCTAAATAAAATTAAAGATCTCATTGAGATTACAAATCTGCCTGAAAATAAAAGACAATTTCAGAATATTGGTCAGGCTGAAGTAAAAGGGATCGAGGTTGGTTTAACCCTGATTAATTCGTTTGTTAATCTGAATGCTGCGTATACTTATATGTCGGCGGATAATAAAACACCTTTAGCTGCCAGCACTAATTTAAAGTATAAGCCGAAACACATGCTTCATATTTCATTAAATCGTGCATACTTGTCAGGTTTCGCATGGCATGTTGAATCATCCTATTTCGGTCGGCAATTTGGTATTGAACCCGATATTCTAAGCTGGGTTAATATGCCGGATTATTTAATTCTCAATCTCAGAGCATCATACAAATTATTTAATGAATTAGAGCTCTTTGTTAGAATTAATAATCTTTTAGATAAGTACTACGAGTCGGAATACGGATATCCGCAACCGGGCAGAAATATTCTTTTGGGAATCGATCTGACTCTTTAA
- a CDS encoding muconolactone Delta-isomerase family protein: MKILAIEKENSGVDSGKFDLYSKEEAGRVWELYKEGVIREIYFRTDKNEAVLLLECGDAAEARKILNTLPLVSNGLIDFEIISLKPYPGFERLFAE, encoded by the coding sequence ATGAAAATACTGGCGATTGAAAAAGAGAATAGCGGTGTCGATTCCGGGAAATTTGATCTTTATTCTAAGGAAGAGGCAGGAAGAGTATGGGAACTATATAAGGAAGGAGTAATCCGCGAGATTTATTTCAGAACCGATAAAAACGAAGCAGTTCTTCTACTTGAATGCGGTGATGCGGCTGAAGCCAGAAAAATATTAAACACTTTGCCTCTGGTTTCAAACGGACTGATCGATTTCGAAATCATTTCTCTTAAACCGTATCCCGGTTTTGAAAGGCTCTTTGCCGAATGA
- a CDS encoding alginate export family protein, producing the protein MKKFLSLTLLFLSGSILTAQESIKISAQIRPRIEIEDKDFNSSTRLSTQTLFRTRLGLSFAPSGSVSGFIQLQDSRKFGEESATIANMKNVDLHQAYFKLDQLFDLPFSLKAGRFEALYGSQRFFGNNNWNNIARSFDGGILGYSSSKITIDLFVFREYERSLPGDSTDYNVYALITDLDVIESNKIQTYFIFQRAQPTTLLNRATVGINIKGNIDRFNHEIDFAYQTGSFYSGGRDQSISAYTFSVNAGYRSWSPLKPAVNLQLDLVSGDDSPGDNTFKSFTSLYGGRHKFFGYMDYFVSFPNDTYGLGLIDLIGKLSVSPIQNLTLNIHAHLFSSMHEYILNSGTGSNSFGSEVDVVAAYKYSDHVSFEGGASMFFPGDIFKEKRGKDNSSWFYIMAVVNF; encoded by the coding sequence ATGAAAAAATTCTTGTCTTTAACATTATTGTTTTTATCGGGTTCTATTCTGACTGCTCAAGAGTCGATTAAAATTTCAGCCCAGATTCGCCCGAGAATTGAAATTGAAGATAAAGATTTCAACTCATCTACGCGGTTAAGTACGCAAACACTATTTAGAACAAGATTAGGATTATCCTTTGCTCCTTCCGGAAGTGTTTCGGGCTTTATACAACTTCAGGATTCAAGAAAATTTGGTGAAGAATCGGCCACAATTGCAAATATGAAAAACGTTGATCTTCATCAGGCCTATTTCAAGCTAGATCAATTGTTTGACCTTCCTTTTAGTTTGAAAGCTGGACGTTTTGAAGCTCTGTACGGTTCGCAGCGTTTTTTCGGAAACAATAACTGGAATAATATAGCAAGGTCTTTCGACGGGGGAATTCTGGGATATAGTAGCAGTAAGATAACTATCGACCTGTTTGTATTTCGTGAATACGAAAGATCTTTACCGGGCGACTCAACTGATTATAATGTTTACGCGTTAATAACCGATCTGGATGTGATTGAATCAAATAAAATTCAAACGTATTTTATTTTTCAAAGAGCTCAACCAACAACATTATTGAACCGGGCGACAGTAGGGATTAACATTAAGGGAAATATTGATCGTTTTAACCACGAAATTGATTTTGCATACCAGACAGGTTCATTTTATTCCGGAGGGAGAGATCAGTCCATAAGTGCATATACTTTTTCCGTCAATGCTGGATACAGATCCTGGAGCCCTCTTAAACCTGCCGTTAATCTTCAACTGGATCTGGTTAGCGGGGATGATTCACCCGGGGACAATACTTTTAAGTCGTTCACATCTTTATACGGAGGCCGGCATAAGTTCTTCGGCTATATGGATTATTTCGTGAGCTTCCCAAACGATACGTACGGACTCGGATTGATTGATCTTATCGGTAAGCTTAGTGTAAGTCCAATTCAAAACCTTACACTTAATATTCATGCCCATCTTTTCAGTTCTATGCATGAATATATATTGAATTCGGGAACAGGATCTAATTCCTTTGGTTCAGAAGTCGACGTGGTTGCAGCCTATAAGTATAGCGATCACGTATCATTTGAAGGCGGAGCTTCAATGTTTTTTCCCGGTGATATTTTTAAGGAAAAACGGGGCAAAGACAACTCTTCCTGGTTTTATATAATGGCGGTGGTAAATTTCTGA
- a CDS encoding HAD family phosphatase, whose amino-acid sequence MIKSIFWDNDGILVDTEKLYYKASKLTFAKIGIDLTDEMYVQYFLKQSHGTWHLAKELGYSDEKISELRRDRNQLYSRLLETEIEIIDGAESVLNKLYGKIKMGIVTSSRKDHFEIIHKQTGFLKYFDFVITGDDVKNTKPDPEPYIKALQVSGMKKDDCIVVEDSERGLNAALQAGLRCYIIPTHLTLDSDFTGAEKVLNNIKEILSLI is encoded by the coding sequence ATGATAAAATCTATCTTTTGGGATAACGACGGAATACTTGTAGACACAGAAAAACTCTATTATAAAGCATCTAAACTTACATTTGCAAAGATCGGGATCGATCTAACCGATGAGATGTACGTTCAGTATTTTTTAAAACAATCACATGGAACCTGGCATCTGGCTAAAGAGCTCGGCTACAGCGATGAAAAGATTTCTGAATTGCGCAGAGATAGAAATCAGTTATACAGCAGACTATTGGAAACAGAAATTGAAATTATTGACGGAGCCGAATCCGTTCTGAATAAACTTTATGGAAAAATTAAAATGGGAATAGTTACAAGTTCCCGCAAAGATCATTTCGAGATTATACATAAGCAGACCGGCTTTCTGAAATATTTCGATTTTGTTATTACGGGCGATGACGTAAAAAATACAAAACCGGATCCGGAGCCATATATTAAAGCACTTCAGGTTTCCGGAATGAAGAAGGATGATTGCATTGTTGTCGAAGATTCGGAAAGAGGATTAAATGCGGCTCTTCAGGCGGGATTACGCTGTTATATAATTCCTACACACCTCACTTTAGACTCGGATTTCACCGGTGCCGAAAAAGTTCTTAATAACATAAAAGAAATTCTTTCCTTAATTTGA